The Verrucomicrobiia bacterium genome has a segment encoding these proteins:
- the priA gene encoding primosomal protein N' encodes MGLGGPGGGIALPRSHPSVEAPSVVARVMLDLAIGREFDYSIPEAMSGRLVVGSRVRVPFGHGSRLGVVTGVVESSDHDSLKAISKLIGEQSLLTPKVLDLARWLAGYYCCPVETALKSVLPEAVRREEAGWRERLHVHAMPVSGMELPALTPRQQLVWNILEEWRELPLQELVRLAGTTAETVRKLEDKGYALVAARREERDPYAHERFIPTTPLTPNEEQAAALAAIRNAIDVGDSAGPGPAPRVFLLHGVTGSGKTEVYLQALAETLARGRGGIVLVPEISLTPQTVERFKARFSGGPHRTLVAVLHSRLSAGERHDEWHKIRAGRARIVIGARSAVFAPVDPLGLLIVDEEHEHSYKQEESPRYHARDVAVVRGQREGATVVLGSATPSMESYHNARRGKYVLLELLRRVTDTRLPVVRVVDLRMERRSGRGGGPPVFSVPLREAIHQRLERGEQTILFLNRRGFSSSLQCDQCGYVAGCPNCSVSLTYHRQAGEIRCHICGHAAPVPSACPQCANPRIRFSGLGTERVEDALRKLFPKARVSRMDTDTLKRKDDYRRVLTEFRTGRMDVLVGTQMIAKGLHFPNVTLVGIIHADLALHLPDFRAGERTFQLLTQVSGRAGRGDVEGEVFVQTFTPFHPAIQFARRHDYEGFYDQELEFRQSLRYPPVARVVLITFKGRNDDKVRLAADHVAKQLSARLKDWRDLILAGPAPAPLMRAETLYRHQIMMRTRSMARLSGELAALRAGLTLPEDVQMGIDVDPVDLS; translated from the coding sequence CGCAGTCACCCATCCGTTGAAGCTCCGTCTGTGGTTGCCCGGGTCATGCTCGATCTCGCGATCGGACGGGAGTTTGATTACTCGATCCCTGAAGCGATGTCCGGGAGGCTGGTCGTGGGCTCCCGTGTCCGGGTGCCGTTTGGCCACGGATCGAGACTTGGTGTCGTGACCGGTGTGGTGGAGTCTTCCGACCACGATTCCCTCAAGGCGATCTCCAAGCTCATCGGAGAACAGAGCCTGCTGACCCCGAAGGTGCTGGATCTCGCCCGCTGGCTCGCGGGCTACTACTGCTGCCCGGTCGAGACGGCGCTCAAAAGCGTGCTCCCTGAGGCGGTGCGGCGGGAGGAGGCCGGATGGCGTGAACGATTGCATGTGCACGCCATGCCCGTCTCCGGGATGGAGCTGCCCGCGCTGACGCCCCGTCAGCAACTGGTTTGGAACATTCTGGAAGAATGGAGGGAATTGCCGCTCCAGGAACTGGTCCGTCTGGCTGGCACCACCGCGGAAACGGTCCGCAAGCTGGAGGACAAGGGGTATGCCCTCGTGGCTGCCCGTCGCGAAGAGCGTGACCCCTATGCCCACGAGCGGTTCATTCCCACGACGCCGTTGACGCCCAACGAGGAGCAGGCTGCAGCGCTGGCCGCGATCCGGAATGCCATTGACGTCGGAGACTCCGCCGGTCCGGGACCCGCTCCCCGGGTCTTTCTGCTTCACGGCGTCACCGGGTCCGGAAAGACCGAGGTCTACCTGCAGGCATTGGCGGAAACTCTGGCGCGGGGGCGCGGCGGCATCGTGCTGGTGCCGGAAATTTCGCTCACACCCCAGACGGTGGAACGTTTCAAGGCCCGGTTCTCCGGCGGACCCCACCGCACCCTGGTGGCGGTGCTTCATTCCCGGTTGAGCGCAGGTGAGCGGCACGATGAATGGCACAAGATCCGGGCCGGCAGGGCCCGGATCGTGATCGGGGCGCGGTCTGCGGTGTTTGCCCCGGTGGATCCGCTCGGATTGCTCATCGTGGACGAGGAACATGAGCATTCCTACAAGCAGGAGGAGTCGCCCCGGTATCACGCCCGGGATGTCGCTGTCGTGCGCGGACAACGCGAAGGGGCCACCGTGGTCCTGGGATCGGCGACACCCTCGATGGAGAGCTATCACAACGCTCGTCGCGGGAAGTACGTCCTGTTGGAGCTGCTGCGGCGCGTCACCGACACCCGTTTGCCGGTGGTCCGCGTGGTGGATCTGCGCATGGAACGGCGGTCGGGACGAGGCGGCGGGCCTCCGGTCTTTTCGGTGCCCCTGCGCGAGGCAATCCATCAGCGCCTCGAACGGGGCGAGCAGACGATTCTGTTCCTGAACCGGCGTGGATTCTCCTCCTCGCTCCAGTGCGACCAGTGCGGATACGTCGCCGGTTGCCCCAACTGCAGCGTCTCGCTCACCTACCATCGCCAGGCTGGCGAAATCCGGTGCCACATCTGCGGCCACGCGGCACCCGTGCCCTCCGCCTGCCCGCAATGCGCCAATCCCCGCATCCGGTTCTCCGGCCTCGGCACGGAACGCGTGGAGGATGCCCTCCGCAAGCTGTTCCCGAAGGCCCGGGTGAGCCGGATGGACACGGACACGCTCAAGCGCAAGGACGACTACCGCCGGGTGCTGACGGAGTTCCGAACCGGTCGCATGGATGTGCTGGTGGGTACCCAGATGATCGCCAAGGGACTGCACTTCCCGAACGTCACGCTGGTCGGGATCATTCATGCCGATCTCGCACTGCACCTGCCGGACTTCCGGGCTGGCGAACGCACGTTCCAGTTGCTCACCCAGGTGAGCGGTCGCGCGGGACGCGGGGATGTCGAGGGCGAGGTCTTTGTCCAGACGTTCACACCCTTCCATCCGGCCATCCAGTTTGCCCGCCGCCACGACTATGAGGGGTTCTACGATCAGGAGCTCGAATTCCGGCAGTCGTTGCGCTATCCGCCTGTGGCCCGCGTGGTCCTGATCACGTTCAAGGGACGCAACGACGACAAGGTGCGCCTGGCCGCGGACCACGTGGCCAAACAGCTGTCTGCGCGGCTCAAGGACTGGCGCGATCTGATTCTCGCAGGACCGGCGCCGGCACCGCTCATGCGGGCGGAAACCCTGTACCGCCATCAGATCATGATGCGGACCCGTTCGATGGCGCGGTTGAGCGGCGAACTTGCCGCGCTGCGCGCCGGGCTGACGCTGCCGGAGGATGTCCAGATGGGCATTGACGTGGACCCGGTGGACCTGTCCTGA